In Candidatus Bathyarchaeota archaeon, the sequence GCTGGTTTTTCATATCCAATAAAGATTGAGACCCCACCAACAAGTTCACGGGCCGAGAAACAAGCAGAAAAAATTATAGAAGAAATAAAGGAAGTACAGTCAGCATTTTGGAGTTTAGACTCCTAACTTTTATTCTATGACTTGTATTGCGCTGGTTGGACATTGCACTTCGCAGGCTCTGCAGATCAAGCACTCCTCCTGCTTAACAGGTACAGATTTGCCATCTTTTATTTCGAACACTTCCACAGGACAGGTGTCAACGCAGGTGCCACATCCATCACATTTCTCCAAATCTACTTTCACTTCAACCATTACTTGTCTACCTCTTAATTTTAGAAACTGAATCAAAAGGTAATTTATAAATAAAAGTGTTTGGGGAGTAATATTGTTAAATA encodes:
- a CDS encoding 4Fe-4S binding protein; its protein translation is MVEVKVDLEKCDGCGTCVDTCPVEVFEIKDGKSVPVKQEECLICRACEVQCPTSAIQVIE